The window GGATTTAGGGGGCGTTTAGGATTGATGCAAGAGGTCTACCAAGTAGCATTCTGATGCTTAGCGCAGCATCAAAATGGCTCGCAGTCTTGTCCTAAGCAGACTGGCAACTGCTATTGCACCTGAAGTGCCGGTTAGGACAGTCAGATTTCCTAGAATCCTTATGCAGCAAGGATTTGACTTCTGCTTTCTGCCTTCTGCTTTCTGCCTTTTGCCATATAACTACTCCCCCTCTTCTGTGAACAGGAGTTTCTGCTCGTAGCGCTGATTTTCAAATTTCAGTTCTGCCTCCAGCTCTTTGTTGAGGAAGAAGTTCAAAAACGTTCGAATCAAAGCAACGATCGCGAGTTTGCCCAGGGCTTCTAGCGTGGGGGCTACGGTCGTGGCTAACACATCGGCCCCCAGCTGACATTCCAACGCGAGGGCTAGCCAGCTGCCAAACCGCAGCCGTACCTGATTAAAGGGAAAAGCTTCACGATTGCGATGGCGACGCCTGAGCGCCAGAATTAGCTGAATTGTTTTAACCAGCCCGATGACAACGCAGAGAATGGAAATGGCCTCTAAGACAAGCTCGGCGAACGCGACAAAAACCGCCAAGTTCCCTTCTAAATGTTCGATCAGTGCCATCCACCCCATCTCCTGACACGCGATCTGGTGGCAGGGAGTCTATTTCATCAGACGAGACTGCGACCAAAGGGCATGATTGCCAAGATCATAAGCTTGAAGTGCTGTTTGGCAAAGGGCAACCCAATGATCGTGATAGCCAGCAGCGCCCCCCAAAAGAGATGGTTGAGCGCGATCGCCCAGCCAAATAGAAATACCCAAATCACGTTGAGGATCAGCAACAGTGTGGAGTTCGCGTTAGCGTTGACTTTGATTTCTTTACCGAAGGGGGCAAAGGTCGCAAACCCTAGCTTGATGGTTTCAATGCCGAAGGGAATGCCAATGATAGTCAGGCAGGTGCTCAGCCCTCCCACAATGTAGGCAATACCGCTCATAAACCCGCCAAAAATCAGCCAGATGATGTTGCCCAATAAGCTCATAGCGTTTTTCTCCACCGGGATTGATGCTGTTTACTGATAGCATAGCTTTCCGGCTATGGCTCTCAGGCTGGATTGAGGGGAGAGGGAACAGGTGATAGGAATCGGTATAGTTAGA is drawn from Leptolyngbya sp. SIO1E4 and contains these coding sequences:
- a CDS encoding YccF domain-containing protein, with amino-acid sequence MSLLGNIIWLIFGGFMSGIAYIVGGLSTCLTIIGIPFGIETIKLGFATFAPFGKEIKVNANANSTLLLILNVIWVFLFGWAIALNHLFWGALLAITIIGLPFAKQHFKLMILAIMPFGRSLV
- a CDS encoding DUF1622 domain-containing protein; amino-acid sequence: MALIEHLEGNLAVFVAFAELVLEAISILCVVIGLVKTIQLILALRRRHRNREAFPFNQVRLRFGSWLALALECQLGADVLATTVAPTLEALGKLAIVALIRTFLNFFLNKELEAELKFENQRYEQKLLFTEEGE